In Nostoc sp. CENA543, a single genomic region encodes these proteins:
- a CDS encoding lecithin retinol acyltransferase family protein, with translation MQITTTIKGDQSMRGDHVYYNCGAYSHHGIDCGDGTVIHYTKSSGRISRISWADFASGVTVFVKEYGQCDTPDVVVWRAESRLGESAYDLFKNNCEHFATWCKTGIQVSEQVRNAGAVGVGASGSGAAVAGSLGVVSAAGAAAGLSGAGVMSGLATVGGVVGGGAVAGIGALGLAPAAVTAIAMNQVLIDDETLPDNEREARAVGRTMTTVGALAGTAGAVGTVAAAGSVAGLSAAGITSGLAAVGATVGGGMVAGVAITVAAPAAAAAAVGYGAYRIWQWLSE, from the coding sequence ATGCAAATTACAACTACTATTAAAGGCGATCAAAGTATGCGGGGAGACCACGTTTACTATAATTGCGGTGCTTATAGCCATCATGGTATAGACTGTGGTGATGGTACAGTTATTCACTACACCAAAAGTTCAGGAAGAATTTCTCGAATTTCTTGGGCTGATTTTGCCTCTGGCGTGACAGTTTTTGTAAAAGAATATGGTCAATGTGACACACCTGATGTTGTAGTTTGGCGAGCTGAAAGCAGACTAGGGGAAAGTGCTTACGACCTATTTAAAAATAATTGTGAACACTTTGCTACATGGTGCAAAACAGGCATACAAGTAAGCGAACAAGTAAGAAATGCAGGAGCAGTTGGAGTGGGTGCATCTGGAAGTGGAGCAGCAGTTGCAGGTAGTCTCGGCGTTGTTAGTGCTGCGGGAGCAGCCGCCGGGTTAAGTGGAGCTGGCGTTATGTCAGGTCTGGCTACAGTAGGTGGAGTTGTTGGTGGTGGTGCAGTTGCAGGTATTGGTGCGCTTGGTTTAGCTCCTGCTGCTGTTACAGCAATAGCTATGAATCAGGTTTTAATAGATGATGAAACTCTTCCTGATAATGAACGTGAAGCTCGTGCTGTTGGCAGAACTATGACAACTGTTGGTGCATTAGCTGGTACTGCTGGAGCTGTGGGTACAGTTGCGGCGGCTGGAAGTGTTGCAGGTTTGAGTGCGGCTGGAATCACTTCTGGATTAGCAGCAGTTGGGGCTACAGTTGGGGGTGGAATGGTAGCAGGTGTTGCTATTACGGTTGCAGCACCTGCGGCGGCGGCGGCTGCTGTCGGCTATGGAGCTTATAGAATCTGGCAATGGCTTTCAGAATAA
- a CDS encoding pitrilysin family protein, which translates to MTSTLLKFPRLNAPKIHQLPNGLTIIVEQMPVEAVNLNLWINIGSAVESDEINGMAHFLEHMIFKGTERIASGEFERQIEERGAVTNAATSQDYTHYYITTAPKDFAELAPLQIEVVLNATIPDAAFERERFVVLEEIRRSEDNPRRRTFRRTMETAFAELPYRRAVLGPESVISQLTPQQMRDFHRTWYQPPSMTAVAVGNLPEEELIEIIAKAFTPVPSPQSPVPSPQSLTLEPAFTEIVRREFVDESLQQARLVMLWRVPGMNQLEQTYALDVLAGILGHGRTSRLVQDLREERGIVSSIGVSNMTNRLQGTFYISAKCAVEDLAEVETAIAQHIRRLQTELVTEKEIARVQKRVANRFIFGNETPSDRTGLYGYYHSLIGDLEPAFNYPAHIQAQAAQDLLLAANQYLCPEAYGVVVLKPA; encoded by the coding sequence ATGACCTCAACCCTATTAAAATTTCCCCGTCTGAACGCCCCCAAAATACATCAATTGCCCAATGGCCTAACTATCATTGTTGAGCAAATGCCTGTGGAAGCGGTGAACCTTAACCTATGGATAAATATTGGTTCAGCCGTAGAATCTGATGAAATTAACGGTATGGCTCACTTTTTAGAGCATATGATTTTTAAGGGAACAGAGCGAATTGCTAGCGGTGAGTTTGAACGCCAAATTGAAGAACGTGGTGCTGTCACTAACGCCGCTACTAGCCAAGATTACACACATTACTACATAACCACCGCACCCAAAGATTTTGCTGAATTAGCTCCTTTACAAATAGAAGTTGTATTAAATGCTACTATTCCCGATGCAGCGTTTGAACGGGAAAGATTTGTAGTTTTAGAAGAAATTAGACGTTCTGAAGATAATCCCCGTCGCCGCACCTTTCGCCGAACGATGGAAACCGCTTTTGCAGAGTTACCTTACCGTCGTGCAGTGTTGGGGCCAGAATCAGTAATTTCTCAACTCACACCCCAGCAGATGCGAGATTTTCATCGCACTTGGTATCAACCACCATCGATGACGGCTGTGGCTGTAGGTAATTTACCAGAAGAAGAATTAATCGAAATTATCGCCAAAGCATTCACCCCAGTCCCCAGTCCCCAATCCCCAGTCCCCAGTCCCCAATCCCTCACCCTCGAACCTGCATTTACCGAAATTGTCAGACGAGAATTTGTTGACGAAAGTCTCCAGCAAGCGAGATTAGTGATGTTGTGGCGAGTTCCAGGGATGAATCAGCTAGAGCAAACTTATGCTTTGGATGTATTAGCAGGGATTTTGGGACACGGAAGAACATCAAGATTAGTTCAGGATTTGCGAGAAGAACGGGGGATAGTGTCTTCTATTGGTGTGAGTAATATGACTAATCGCCTACAAGGGACATTTTATATCTCTGCTAAGTGTGCAGTAGAAGACTTAGCAGAAGTAGAAACCGCGATCGCCCAACATATCCGCAGGTTACAAACAGAGTTAGTCACAGAAAAAGAAATCGCCCGTGTTCAAAAGCGCGTCGCCAATCGATTTATTTTTGGTAACGAAACACCAAGCGATCGCACCGGCTTATATGGCTACTATCACTCCCTCATCGGCGATTTAGAACCAGCATTCAATTACCCAGCCCACATCCAAGCCCAAGCCGCTCAAGATTTACTCCTAGCCGCTAATCAATACCTGTGTCCAGAAGCCTATGGTGTAGTGGTACTTAAACCCGCATAA
- a CDS encoding fructosamine kinase family protein, which yields MWTEIDAQISRVTGEKFQSQNRRSVSGGCINQGYSVSDGITTYFVKLNQASQVAMFEAEMLGLQQMYNTQTIRVPKPICWGTAGNSGYIVLEWLEMGGGNSNSWADMGRKLAAMHKATSQRGFGWEMNNTIGSTPQINTWTADWVEFYTKHRLGYQFQLARRRGGSFPKQDDLLATIPDLLADHQVQPSLVHGDLWGGNAGCTVADEPVIFDPATYFGDREVDIAMTELFGGFPAAFYQGYNAVWPLDAGYETRKTLYNLYHILNHFNLFGGGYASQANRMIEQILR from the coding sequence ATGTGGACTGAAATCGATGCCCAGATTAGCCGAGTGACTGGTGAAAAATTTCAGAGTCAAAACAGGCGATCGGTTAGTGGTGGTTGTATTAATCAAGGTTATTCTGTCTCGGATGGTATAACAACATACTTTGTCAAACTCAACCAAGCCTCTCAAGTCGCCATGTTTGAGGCGGAAATGTTGGGATTACAGCAGATGTATAATACTCAGACTATTCGCGTACCAAAACCAATCTGTTGGGGTACAGCCGGAAATTCTGGGTACATCGTCTTGGAATGGCTGGAAATGGGAGGCGGCAACAGCAATTCCTGGGCTGACATGGGACGCAAGTTAGCAGCTATGCACAAAGCCACCAGTCAGCGAGGTTTTGGTTGGGAGATGAATAACACCATCGGTTCTACACCCCAAATCAACACCTGGACAGCAGATTGGGTAGAATTCTATACCAAACATCGTCTCGGCTATCAATTCCAACTAGCGAGGCGACGGGGTGGAAGTTTTCCCAAACAGGATGATTTACTAGCCACAATTCCTGACTTATTAGCAGATCATCAAGTCCAACCTTCCCTAGTACATGGTGACTTGTGGGGTGGGAATGCTGGGTGTACTGTTGCAGACGAACCAGTGATATTTGATCCAGCCACTTATTTTGGCGATCGCGAAGTTGATATTGCCATGACAGAACTTTTCGGTGGCTTTCCCGCCGCCTTTTACCAAGGTTATAACGCTGTCTGGCCTCTAGATGCAGGTTATGAAACTCGCAAAACTCTATATAACCTCTACCACATCTTGAATCACTTCAATTTATTTGGTGGTGGTTATGCTTCCCAAGCCAATCGCATGATTGAACAGATTTTGCGGTAA
- a CDS encoding chromosome segregation ATPase — protein sequence MTERDIPESWHPTRGTNPDDRERLSQTQKVGDHQTSGIPATGSYDALKQPKDNHVAELSPNNSPNPNPKRKKSYIKLPRWMKGWVAWAILLTLIPGSVAFLATAMLLKLPSAPNCPSIFWPLASASVRLHCAQLAASKQTVGDLLQAIALVKQLPPDHPLRGQIDQFVEEWSKNILELADASFQAGRIEEAIATARKIPQDLPTYKLVDEQVSKWETIWTRAETIYKNAEEELRQQRWQSAFMLASKLLRVDNKYWSSIKYDELNGIITSSKEDVDKLAKADTLAKSEKVDDFLEAIKLAESIGKNSYLYSKAQELIPAYGRKMLELAQSKMEQRDADTALDIARQIPEITGLQREVEDFIALADAQRSAWIGNIAGLEAAITQAQQIDPSRSVYDQAQQLIARWQIEIEDVARLEKARNLANQGTINDLTAAIAEAQLIPTSNPRGSEAQEDINRWQAQVETIEDRPYLERAEQMAFLGDSNSLQAAIAEASQIRQGRALYPEARRRIRSWVGKVQRIQDQPILDQARDLAQTGDLTAAINAARPLANSGRSLAGEAQNAIEDWQGQIRARENWSQAKAVAQSGTPEALLEAIRIADKVSNNSILRMDANIAIDQWSQQILEIARTQGSSDIAKGIETARLVPRGSAAYSAAQEQIKTWQQFLNPAPQPEPLLPSLINTQ from the coding sequence ATGACAGAGCGGGATATCCCAGAAAGTTGGCATCCAACCAGAGGAACAAATCCAGATGATCGAGAAAGATTATCCCAAACCCAAAAGGTCGGTGATCACCAAACATCTGGTATCCCGGCTACTGGTTCTTATGATGCGCTAAAGCAGCCAAAAGATAATCACGTCGCCGAATTATCTCCAAACAACTCACCAAACCCAAATCCCAAACGGAAGAAAAGTTACATAAAGTTACCACGCTGGATGAAAGGTTGGGTGGCGTGGGCAATATTGTTAACGCTGATTCCTGGTAGTGTGGCGTTTTTGGCAACAGCAATGTTACTGAAATTGCCGTCTGCACCCAATTGTCCGTCGATTTTTTGGCCGTTGGCTAGTGCTTCGGTGCGATTACATTGCGCTCAACTGGCGGCTTCTAAGCAGACAGTTGGGGATCTATTACAAGCGATCGCTCTTGTGAAACAACTACCACCAGATCACCCATTAAGGGGACAAATTGACCAATTTGTAGAAGAGTGGTCAAAAAACATTCTAGAACTAGCAGATGCCAGTTTTCAAGCGGGGAGAATAGAAGAGGCGATCGCCACAGCCCGTAAGATACCCCAAGACCTACCAACCTACAAGTTAGTAGACGAACAAGTTTCTAAATGGGAAACCATTTGGACAAGGGCAGAAACCATCTACAAAAATGCAGAAGAAGAACTGCGACAACAACGTTGGCAATCGGCGTTTATGTTAGCGTCAAAGTTGCTACGTGTAGATAATAAATATTGGTCAAGTATTAAATACGACGAATTAAATGGCATTATTACATCCTCGAAAGAGGATGTTGATAAGTTAGCTAAAGCCGACACACTAGCCAAGAGTGAAAAAGTTGATGATTTCTTAGAAGCTATTAAATTAGCTGAGTCAATTGGCAAAAATAGTTACCTATACAGCAAAGCCCAAGAACTCATCCCTGCCTATGGGCGTAAAATGCTGGAGTTAGCCCAGTCTAAAATGGAGCAACGGGATGCAGATACAGCCTTAGACATCGCCAGACAAATTCCGGAAATCACTGGTTTACAAAGGGAAGTAGAAGATTTCATTGCCTTAGCTGACGCACAAAGAAGCGCGTGGATAGGAAATATTGCTGGTTTAGAAGCAGCTATCACCCAAGCACAACAAATAGACCCATCACGTTCAGTTTACGATCAAGCCCAACAACTCATTGCCCGATGGCAGATAGAAATAGAAGATGTCGCCCGTCTAGAAAAAGCCCGAAATTTAGCAAATCAAGGGACAATCAACGATTTAACAGCAGCCATTGCCGAAGCACAGCTAATACCAACTAGCAATCCCCGTGGTTCGGAAGCCCAAGAAGACATTAACCGTTGGCAAGCGCAAGTAGAAACAATTGAAGACAGGCCTTATTTAGAAAGGGCTGAACAAATGGCGTTTCTGGGTGATAGTAATTCTTTACAAGCAGCGATCGCCGAAGCTAGTCAAATTCGCCAAGGACGAGCATTATACCCAGAAGCACGCCGGAGAATTCGCAGTTGGGTAGGAAAAGTACAACGTATCCAAGACCAACCAATATTAGATCAGGCGCGAGACTTAGCCCAAACAGGAGATTTGACAGCCGCCATTAACGCTGCCAGACCCCTAGCAAATTCTGGGCGATCGCTGGCTGGCGAAGCACAAAACGCCATAGAAGACTGGCAAGGACAAATCCGTGCTAGAGAAAATTGGTCACAAGCCAAAGCTGTAGCTCAAAGTGGGACACCGGAAGCGTTATTAGAAGCTATACGCATCGCTGATAAAGTTTCCAACAACAGCATTTTACGGATGGATGCAAATATAGCGATCGACCAATGGAGTCAGCAGATATTAGAGATTGCCCGTACTCAAGGTTCATCAGATATTGCCAAAGGTATTGAAACTGCGCGGTTAGTCCCACGCGGTAGTGCTGCTTATAGTGCAGCACAAGAGCAAATTAAAACATGGCAACAATTCCTCAATCCTGCACCTCAACCTGAACCGTTGCTGCCTTCTTTGATTAATACTCAGTAA